In a genomic window of Nostoc sp. UHCC 0870:
- a CDS encoding winged helix-turn-helix transcriptional regulator has product MKAEAENYERLTCEVETTLKVIGGRWKVLIIRELLSEIKRFGELQRSLPGITQKMLTQQLRELEEDGIIHREVYAQIPPKVEYSLTPLGKSLQPILYAMHEWAVKHFYQK; this is encoded by the coding sequence ATGAAAGCTGAAGCAGAAAATTACGAAAGGCTGACTTGTGAAGTGGAAACTACTTTAAAGGTAATTGGCGGACGCTGGAAGGTTTTAATCATTAGAGAACTGCTATCAGAAATTAAAAGATTTGGTGAATTGCAGCGTTCTCTACCTGGAATTACACAAAAGATGCTCACTCAACAACTTCGAGAATTAGAAGAAGATGGGATCATACATCGAGAAGTATATGCACAAATCCCCCCAAAGGTAGAATATTCTTTAACACCTCTGGGAAAAAGTTTACAACCAATTCTTTATGCAATGCACGAATGGGCTGTGAAGCATTTTTATCAAAAATAG
- a CDS encoding salt stress protein, Slr1339 family gives MDSIDKLLAQIKAEYNSEQPQQPQPKPNVGKPFSPPVNKSASFIDNLLAEVQADVEAQDQAEELRKQQEIEQEKIRQEQIKAKQREGLKKQAQDWLTKLDPFSPEGLWFERFAESYSSKLEAAIEYLQTQ, from the coding sequence ATGGATTCTATTGACAAGCTGTTAGCACAAATTAAAGCTGAATACAATAGTGAACAACCACAACAGCCACAGCCAAAACCCAATGTAGGTAAACCATTCAGCCCACCTGTAAACAAATCAGCATCTTTTATCGACAATCTCTTAGCAGAAGTTCAGGCTGACGTTGAAGCCCAAGATCAAGCCGAGGAATTGAGAAAGCAGCAAGAAATAGAACAAGAAAAGATTCGACAAGAACAAATCAAAGCTAAACAACGAGAAGGGTTGAAAAAGCAAGCCCAAGATTGGCTAACAAAATTAGATCCATTCTCTCCTGAAGGGCTTTGGTTTGAAAGATTTGCTGAGAGTTATTCTTCTAAGTTAGAAGCAGCAATTGAATATTTACAAACCCAATAG